The DNA segment aatataatataatataatataacatactataaaataatataatataatataatataatataatataatataatataatataataaaaaataatataatataacataatataatataatataatataatataatataatataatatgttggTTGTCTGGATGTTGTCACAGATGCAGACGTATGTGCAGGTGATTTGTTTTGAATAGTTATATATTAgtaatcctgaggcatccagaaattgtcctagctctgatcgtcttccgtgcgatgaagattttggaccactgaTATGAGGCTGACTCAGcaaatcctgaggcatctagagatctaccagctacacttagactccgctatactaaaaagatttGAACTCCATGCGATCTTTTGCATctgtacagtggtgtagtctacgtgatacgcaggtatacgcgtATACCCACTAgtaaaggccaaggatttccgtatacccacttaaaaagcgtgaggatacgtaacaatatcgttttgtgacagaacttttttcataaattcaccccgtctctgttgcgaacacagactgtggttgtgattacgaatcactaacgtttttggaccattggggcttccgtggcctgtgacccaatctgacgtcacctacaaagaaggaaaatgagtcgcttggcggtgttttttgacgcaaatttgaaattaactaactaaagtaaaagaagatatgaaacaaaagcagactcaaactacactgagtgttttcggaagcctgcgcctaaagctacagcagcttcgggtgacatttcacccacagcccgagtacagatgtatttataaagctttataaactaccagttcattcagttcataatattctgcaatgaaagcgtgttggtgataaaaccgaacaaatgtttattgttcactcttaaatatacatttaaaatggacAGCTTATAAAACCTGTGGTTTGGCGCAGGcttattcatataacatttaaggctaaatgtagctcttaaaggtataaagttcacccaaaaatgaaaattgtgtcatttttcaaaatcatcttttgtgttaaacagaaggaagaatctcatacagttttggaacaaattgaaggtaaggaaataacacaattttcatttttgggtgaactttatacctgtCTTTTGTTACTTATGATAAATTGGAATGTtcataacacataagcagtctttaataatgctctaaattacatgtagatgcatattttatgcattagtgagtgtggtggtgcctatggggtgtcgctctagggtgggtgtgtatgaggctgggaggggggaaaaaatcacagcATACTCACtaaaaaaactagactacaccactgcatctatacaacatttatcagactgtatatttatataccaCACCCCCAGTGctacccagatgaggatgaagtTCCCCTTTGAGtacggttcctctcaaggtttcttccttaccatctaaggaagtttttccttgccactgctgcctgagtcattgGGGAcgaaatctatctaatattaatcttgaattttgtattctattaatctttatattattctttataataacctttcgttctatgtttatgttctgtaaagccgctttgagacgatgtccgtTGTAAAAAGtaccatacaaataaacttgaattgaattgaattaatagtaaaaaaaaaaacaacacagaaaatcTAAGAACAGGCCGTTTCTATATATGAACACACAAACTACTGCAGGCATGTTTCTCATTTGTGtcattttcagtttcagttctCTGAAGTTAACTGTTGTGCCCGAATTCACCCGACAAACATTTCCTTCTCTAGATCGCGTGCTCGGCTTTACAAGGAACAGACGTCAAAATTTCCCATGTCTATATATGGCTCCTATTCGCTGTATAACATCTCAGACTGTTACATCATCGCTTAAACTTATCGAACTTCCTTAAAACTGTTTGTTACTTACTCCAAAGGTCATTTATGCACAGAGGGTAAATCTTTATATATTCAATCAGGGATTCtaacaaactttattttgttgtaGATGTCTTTAACAGGAggtgaaatgaaataatgaatcaCCATCTCACGTAAAACTCGCTGGATGATTTATTtcatgacgtgacgtgacatacggctaagtacggtgacccgtactcataacttgttctctgcatttaacccatccaaagtgcacacacacacaccgtgaacacacacccggagcagtgggcagccatttatgctgcggcgcccggggagcagttggggggttcggtgccttgctcaagggcacctcagtcgtggccggcccgagactcgaacccacaacccttgggttacgaatcagactcattaaccattaggccacgactgccccaacACCCGTTCCATGTAGAAGACGactaaaataacattatttttgtcaacagctaaatatttatatacctGACTGTCTATCACATAGAATCTGACTTAATGAAAGCCTCCTGAACTCTAAGGCTCTTACATTCCTTAGattttatgaaagaaaaaaaaaaaggtgaaccTGCAGCAACACATTTACTGTTAAATatttagtaatattttaatatttaaatattaaaaatttttaaatatataatatatatttaattatatatatgtatatatagcgatatagatatagatagatagatagatagatagatagatagatagatagatagatagatagatagatagatagataattatttaaatattttaaatatttagtaatattttaaattgtaaaatttttaagattttttaaaaaatgaatgagaCACAAAGTCACCATAATAACAATAACccttgttcgggtctgtgggactcATACTCATAAACATCAGTAGTTTTGAAAAATTTTGCTTCCCTGTaaatatgttgatttttttccactcatagactaattaaatttgattttctttctttctttctttctttctttctttcttttttttataacattttatgaaaaaaaaacaaatattaacttttattaaaaatgtgatgtaataaaggtaaagggcaaatattaaccatatatgctgtttatatcgcttgtaattgggatgaaataaacatctgtagagtattttacataaaatttttgtttgtgttgaattattcattcatcttctaccacttatccgaactacctcgggtcacggggagcctgtgcctatctcaggcgtcatcaggcatcgaggcaggatacaccctggacggagtgccaacccatcacagggcacacacacactctcattcacacacacacacactacggacaattttccagagatgccaatcaacataccatgcgtgtctttggaccgggggaggaaaccggagtactcggaggaaacccccgaggcatggggagaacatgcaaactccacaaacacaaggcggaggcgggaaccgaacctccaaccctggaggtgtaaggcaaacgtgctaaccactaagccaccgtgccccctgtgttgaattaaaaacccaaaaatgcagcgggtcaaaCAGACCCACGAACACCGGCCgagtaacaaaaatatgaacatcatacaagggttaagCATTTCATCTTCATGTATTTTCCATATTCCATATAAtcaaacctgtttatttataaactaaACATTAGCTTTAATTAAGAACCGAAAATGAATTTCTCTCTCAGTCCGTCTGTCTAAATGATAAGAAACCCATCATGTAAAAACCACCTGAGTAAAATCTACAAACTGAGATGGAATTACTTCGAATTAAAGTTCAGGAAACAGAAGAGGAAATGAGGAAGGATGTAATACTATAGCAGGAAGCCGGCTACTTAGAAACGAGAGACCattcttgttttgtttctccCTTCGTGTATATATAAGATGGAGAGCAGCTTTCTCCTCCAGCACTCGACTCCTATCTCCTGgatctctcgctctcactcgtGTCTCTCTGTGAGAAACCAGACGTCCTGCTACAATGAGGAACCTCATGGCTCTGCTGTTTCTGCTGTCGCTCTGCGGTCTTCATCTGGTGTTTAGCGGTGAGTTGTGTATTAAATCCCACAGTTAAATGTTCTTGTTGTCTCCCTGGTGTCTTATTGGTaccactgtttattttatttcagctccAACCGGTTTAGACTACAAGACTGTCTGCTGTGGAGGCACAACTACAATGAGGATCCCAGAAAGGAACATTGTTAAATACTGGGGGACCAGCAGCAACTGCCCCATTAAGGCTATTGTGTGAGTATCACCTGCTGGTGCAAATTCAAGattcaaataatatatatatttgttttttccaaGAGTTGCTGTATATTCTGTATTAATCAAACacccttctgtctctctttctgtgtttcaGCTTTGAGAccccaaaaaataaattctgcCTGAATCCTAAAACCGCTTGGGTCATTAAGTACATGAAGGAACACCCCAACTCTGCGACAACAAGCCTCTGAACCTCTGCATGAGAGAGAGTTTCAACACAGAACACTAAATTAATATTAGGaccttttgtttaaatttttatttttttattttattttatttttttaataattaacataTTCTCACCTCTGGGCCTTGGTGTGATGGCGCCACCTGGTGTTTATAAGAGTTCAATGTCACTCAGTGTCTTCATGATTGAAGTAAATGTAgcagaaaaatgaaatgaaccaACTTTtctacacatgtacagtaatacaTCCATGTTCTAATAAACACACTATGCAGTATGATGTCTGGTTTCCTGCGAGTCATTGagttaaaattgttttattgaaattggtttagggtgtgtgtgtgaatgagagtgtgtgtgtgccctgtgatgggttggcactccgtccagggtgtatcctgccttgatgcccgatgacgcctgagataggcacaggctccccgagacccgagaagtttggataagcggtagaaaatgagtgagtgagagtgaaattGATTTATAATTGTAATTAACGAGAGTTAGTTATCTAATAATGTCAGAACACCTAAAACAACGACTTTCATAATCGTTTTTATCATATACAGTGTCGCTTAAAGGAAATGTCCTAAAAGTCAGGAACGCAGTCCTAATGAACGCaatcaaataaatcagacaaatatattatactctgtcgtttttttttattctgagtgAACACAAGTTCTACTTTTCAGTATATCAATGACCAGAAACACAGATGTCACTCTTGTCTGTTTTCAAAACTTAAGAGCCTTGAGattgctgtttattatttacagtttttcctcgattgctaaaacacatttcttgaaaCGGTCAACCATTTTCTCAGAACTATAAACACAAAACTAAAATTTTCAAACTAAATTTCCAAAACCTTTGACTCTTCTGTCAAAATCAAACACTCGCCCCTAAACGATTTAACCTGTCCTCAAAATCAAACTATGATTTCAGATCATAAACACAACCCATCAATATATAAACACCACGGAGCAATCAttagacacaacacaaaaaaataaatggtgaACGCAGCATCTTCGCACTGGGTCTGGCCAGAGGACTTCATATGTTGTCCCTTGCCAGGAAAAGAACAAACAGAGTATATATAgaaaacaggaaccaatcaaaaagcggagacaatcagagacaaagacaacacacctggaggaaagcttgagatagtgtccatggtaaccaatgagtgggcggagcaaacaattaacagcaggacaagacagcagagagaaacaaggaaaacacacagacagactcattacagcatcctcactctcattcactttctaccgcttatccgaactacctcgggtcacggggagcctgtgcctatctcaggcgtcatcgggcatcaaggcaggatacaccctggatggagtgccaacccatcacagggcacacacacacacacactctcattcactcacgcaatcacacactacggacaattttccagagatgccaatcaacctaccatgcatgtctttggactgagggaggaaaccagagtacctggaggaaacccccgaggcacggggagaacatgcaaactccacacacacaaggtggaggcaggaatcgaacctcgaccctggaggtgtgaggcgaatgtgctaaccactaagccaccgtgccccccttattaCAGCATCCTCTTCACctgatatactgtactgtatatacatattttatactatatatattttacccCCCAGTGGGTGAGCAACCCTCCTGCTGGAAACCTGGGTTTAACTTCGGGTTATTCAGGaattgtgaaaaataaacaaatatccCGGCACAACAATGAAGAAGCAGATGTTTTGTCCAGCAAGTCATTAGAAATATATATGAGCTGCAAAAGTACAATTATAAAGTAATGGCTCCCATGACACTATAGTTAATATGGCAtaatctgtgtgtatatgtatttattacaaatcTGTGGtgtagaaaaaataattaaaaatacacacacacacacacacacacacacacacacacacacacacacacacacacacacacacacacacacatatatatatatatatatatataatataagagCGGAATTTTCTTCCTACttcatgtgtgtatgactgtggaTCTTATACTGAGGCCAGAATGTTTGCTAAAGTAACagtttttttagttattaatcTTTCACACTTGTCACAGGAAATAAACAGGTTTGATCAATACCTCAAAAACATGAAAGTTCAGGTATAAAAACTTCCATGACTCCACTCTGTACTGTAAACATTGAAATAAAGaggataaacagataaacagatagatagatagatagatagatagatagatagatagatagatagatagatagatagatagatagatagataatatattatattatattatattatattatattatattatattatattatattatattatattatataatgggTTGGTTGTCTGGATGTTGCCACACAGAGGCGGAGCCAGGGGGTGGCCAATGGTGGCCCTGGCCACCATGCACGTATTCACGGCCACCCCACTGGCCACCCCGCTCGCAACTGCATTTTTAATAGAAGAAAATGATCTCGCAGAACAGAAACTCGATCACATGTCTACAATCATTGGACCGCGAAACTCTCGTGACACTTACAGGCATCTTTTTACACGTTTTACTTTGCGTTTATTTcatacttttacacgcgtgtgttgtctttcgaaagtgcgtcttcagctgtctgctttatttgaacggagacgcacaggtacgcgcagcgtgcacgcgcagtcagagctggaggcgtttatctataacgttaatcagcggaaagacgcaaagacggcaaccaaaagcagtgaaatgtcactattcttattaccaaaGTTGtcatatgatatataatatagaactcttcttgttttaaattctcactgagggctaaaacaccctaaagatgaaaccctagaaccgcccctggggtcaacccaaaaaacaccaagtgcttaatttaattaacattaattttgtcatttgtaaaacatcacaataattttgagttattttcaaggacagagctggaatctccctacagtttgggatatggccttggtgatacacttggtatacattatatttccaaaagtattgggtcacctgacctttcctgctatatgtggttgttttctgatctcatccctactgaacacctttgggatgaatgtgaacgctgactccaccctacatcacctacatcagtgcctgcctttcgtaacactcttgtggctgatgaacgcAAATattcatcagcacactccaaaatgaaatattcattttcatatacatacacacacacattatatatatatatatatatataaaaaacatgtcCAGTTACCAACcggcatgacactaaacaggtagtagtaacggcgactttttacttaagtacatgtcagagcccaaacttctttactttgacttgagtaaaagagtgtagtcactacttctacttttactggagtattttaaaaaatgagtatctgtacttgtacttgagtaaaggatgtgtgtacttttgcctgATAGGATGTGTTGTGCtcaccagaggtggcaaaagtacacacatgactatacatttaatgtgaatttaaataatttttatttaaattaatttaattaaaattaaagtatTGCACGTCATACATCATTGTAATTTTGGCACctatacttttaaaaaagtattttaaggTTAGATGagtgttgtttgtttgcataaTGATATTTTCTGTGCCACCCCAGAGTAAGTGCTGGCCCCTGCCTGGCCACCCCTATGAAATATCCCTGGCTCCGCCACTGttgtcacagacacacacgcatgtgcAGGTGATTTGTTttgaatagtaataataatagtaatagtaaaaaacacagaaactctAAGACCAGGCCATAAATGAACATAACATTAATGATGAATACATGGTGTTTCTGTGTATGAACACACAAACTAAGCATGTTTTTATCATTTGTGCCATTTTCATGACTTGCTCCAGTAATAAGAGTTCTGTGTAGTTACCCTTTTGTGTATTAATGCCCAAATTCACCCGACAAACATTTCCTTCTCTAGTTTGCGTGCTCAGCTTTACAACGAACAGACGTCAAACTTTCCCGGCTCTATATACGGCTCCTATTCCCTGTATAATATCTCAGACTGTTACGTCATCGCTTAAACTTATTGAACttcctttaatttatttactccAAAGGTCATTATGTAGTGTAAATCTTTGTATATTCAATCAGGGATTCtaacaaactttattttattgcagattaaaatacatttattaaaattttattgtgaaatgaaataatgaatcactatttttttcccctcacataAAGATCTCACATAAAACTCGCTGGATGATTTATTTCAACACCCGTTCCAAGTAGAAGACGactaaaataacattatttttgtCAACAGCTAAATATCTATATACCTGACCGTCTATCACAATCTGACTTAATGAAAGCCTCCTGAACTCTAAGGCTCTTACATTCTTTAGattttatgaaagaaaaaaacgtgAACTTGCAGcaacactcactctctctctctcatcttctaccgcttatccgaatctcaggcgtcatcgggcatcgaggcaggatacaccctggacggagtgccaacccatcacagggcctgcagcaacacatttacatttttaaaaatgtacaaaaaaaaaaggaatgagaCATGAAGTCACCATAATAACATTAACCATTTCATCTTCATGTATTTTCCATAATCCATATAATCAAACCTGATTATTTATAAACTTATAAACATTACCTTTAATTAAGAAATTTCTCTCTCAGTCCGTCTGTCTAAATGATAAGAAACCCATCATGTAAAAACCACCTGAGTAAAATCTACAAACTTCAGAAGAGGAAATGAGGAAGTATGTAATACTGTAGCAGGAAGCCGGCTACTTAGAAACGAGAGACCATTCTGCGTTTTGTTTCTCCCTTCGTGTATATATAAGATGGAGAGCAGCTTTCTCCTCCAGCACTCGACTCCTATCTCCTGgatctctcgctctcactcgtGTCTCTCTGTGAGAAACCAGACGTCCTGCTACAATGAGGAACCTGATGGCTCTGCTGTTTCTGCTGTCGCTCTGCTCTCTTCATCTGGTGCTTAGCGGTGAGTTGTGTATTAAATCCCACAGTTAAATGTTCTTGTTGTCTCTCTGGTGTCTTATTGGTaccactgtttattttatttcagctccAAACGGTTTAGACTACAAGACTCAGTGCTGTGAAGGCACAACTACAATGAGGGTCCCAGATAAGTTCATTGTGAAATACTGGTGGACCAGCAGCAACTGCCCCATTAAGGCTATTGTGTGAGTATCACCTGCTGGTGCAAATTCAAGattcaaataatatatatatttgttttttccaaGAGTTGCTGTATATTCTGTATTAATCaaacatccttctgtctctctttctgtgtttcaGCTTTGAGACCCCAATAAAGAAATTCTGCCTGAATCCCAAAACCTCTTGGGTCATTAAGTACATGAAGGAACACCCCAACTCTGCGACAACAAGCCTCTGAACCTCTGCATGAGAGAGAGTTTCAACACAGAACACTAAATTAATATTATGaccttttgtttaaatttttattttttttattttattttttttttataattaacatATTCTCACCTCTGGGCCTCAGTGTGTTGGCGCCACCTGGTGTTTATAAGAGTTCAGTGTCACTCAGTTTCTTCTTCATGATTGAAGTAAATGTAGCAGGAAAATGAAATGGACCGACTTTTCTACACATGTAACACCTCCATGTTCTAATAAACACACTATGCAGTATGATTTCTGGTTTCCGGCGAGTCATTGagttaaaattgttttattgaaattgttttataattgtaattaatgAGAGTTAATTATCTAATAATGTCAGAACACTTAAAAAATGACTTTCATAATCATTTTTTATCATATACAGTGTCGcttaaaagaaatatattataCTCTGTCATGTGAATCTCTAGGGTTAGTATTTAATTTGATGGTCAAATCAGAGTCCATCTGTTTCCAGGACAACAGCAAAAGAGTTATTGTTGTCCGTGGGGctggaaaaggttacaaaaCCATCTCTAAAGAGTTTGTACTCAAAAATTTATAATCATACAGATTCTGTACAAATGGAGGAAGTTTAAGAGATGTACTGCATTTGGctgatgctcttatccagagcaacttacattttaacttattttataaaactgagggttaagggacttgctcaggggcccagcagtgtccatttggtggacctgggattcgagctcacaaccttccaatcagtccagcactaagctaccacatccctgttcCACTTCTACTGACCAATGGTACGCTCTCTAGATGTGGTCAATTAACAAAGATCACGCCAATATCAAGACATGGTCTGTTGGGTCAGAAAGGAACCCGAGGTACCTTATAATCAAATAAAGGCCTGTCAAACTttggctaatgttaatgttcatagTCTGCCATCATTTGAACACCGAAAAACATCTGTGTGCAAGGCAGAGTTGCAAGGAGAAAGCTACTGCTCTCCAACAAGAGCATGGCTGCCCATCTGAGGTTTgctaaagatcatgtggacaagccagaggTCCACTGAAAGTGACGTggcgtacggctaagtacggtgacccatactcagaatttgttctctgcatttaacccatccaaagtgcacacacacagcagtgaacacacacacagcattgaacacacacacagcagtgaacacacacacacagcagtgaacacacacccagagcagtgggcagccatttatgctgcggcgcccggggagcagttggggggttcggtgccttgctcaagggcacctcagtcgtggtattgccggccccgagactcgaacccacaaccttagggttaagagtcagactctctaacaattaggccacaacttccccctGGGAAAGATGaattgtgaatgaatgaaaccaaaataaactttttgtgCCTGTGCTGCTGCGTCTGGTCCACACCATCTCTGCCATCACTGATGAAACAATGAATTCTAGAAGAAAATGGAAAGACATCTGTCCACGAACTGAATCTCAAGAGAAAACATGTCATACACCAAGACGACGACTACAAGTACTCAAGTCTGTCAACCACAAAATGCTgaaagaggaacaaagataaGGTTCCGGAATGGATAAGTGAAAGTTCTGACCTTAATCAAAAAGAAATGTTGTGGAAGGTCCTAAAAGCAAGTTGGTGTGAGGTCGCTGTTCTGTACTGAGGGATGCGATCGAATTCTTCCAAACCATTGTGTAGGACCGATCAACAGTTACCAGAAACTTTACTTGCAGTTATCACTGCACAACAGATACTGAAATCAAAGGTTTACATACTTTTCTTTTGCCACTCACAGACATATAAATCTGGAACCTTTTCCTaaatcgggcatcgaggcaggatacaccctggacggagtgccaacccatcacagggcacacacacactctcattcactcacacacacacacacacacacacactatggacaattttccagagatgccagtcaacctaccatgcatgtctttggaccgggggaggaaaccggagtacctggaggaaacccccgaggcacggggagaacatgcaaactccacacacacaaggcggaggcgggaatcgaacccccgaccttgGAATTCATTTTACTCTATAGCTGGTTTGTGAAACTCTATCATtcttttatgtatattttataaataaatataactcaTTTACCTGGTttggatataaaaatatatcacatTTCAATAAAACTACCCAGAGTTCCTGTGCATGAAAACTCGAtctatgtgtttattataatttgTGGTCTAGTAATGAAGTGCTCTagtaattagattagattagattagattagattagattagattagattcaactttattttcattacacataaccagagtgcaatagcagtaagTGGATATAGGatcaggatatacagtttgtacaagatttcgataagttaaataaaatggtaatatagaagtaatttacagatgtgtgtgtaccatgaacataatatacaatataatatacagatgactaTAATTATggctgaaatttacagaaggatgtaaaaAAATATGGCTATTGCTATAAACAATAATTTACAGATGAGCATgtgctatgaatataatatacagatgaatatacagtatatgtgctaaaaatatataatatacagatgaatatacagtatatgtgctaaaatatataatatacagatgaatatacagtatatgtg comes from the Tachysurus fulvidraco isolate hzauxx_2018 chromosome 17, HZAU_PFXX_2.0, whole genome shotgun sequence genome and includes:
- the LOC113651481 gene encoding C-C motif chemokine 4-like isoform X2, translating into MRNLMALLFLLSLCGLHLVFSAPTGLDYKTVCCGGTTTMRIPERNIVKYWGTSSNCPIKAIVFETPKNKFCLNPKTAWVIKYMKEHPNSATTSL
- the LOC113651481 gene encoding C-C motif chemokine 4-like isoform X6, with the translated sequence MRNLMALLFLLSLCGLHLVFSAPNGLDYKTQCCEGTTTMRVPDKFIVKYWWTSSNCPIKAIVFETPIKKFCLNPKTSWVIKYMKEHPNSATTSL
- the LOC113651481 gene encoding C-C motif chemokine 4-like isoform X5, with translation MRNLMALLFLLSLCSLHLVFSAPTGLDYKTVCCGGTTTMRIPERNIVKYWGTSSNCPIKAIVFETPKNKFCLNPKTAWVIKYMKEHPNSATTSL
- the LOC113651481 gene encoding C-C motif chemokine 4-like isoform X1, giving the protein MRNLMALLFLLSLCSLHLVLSAPNGLDYKTQCCEGTTTMRVPDKFIVKYWWTSSNCPIKAIVFETPIKKFCLNPKTSWVIKYMKEHPNSATTSL
- the LOC113651481 gene encoding C-C motif chemokine 4-like isoform X4, which produces MRNLMALLFLLSLCSLHLVFSAPNGLDYKTQCCEGTTTMRVPDKFIVKYWWTSSNCPIKAIVFETPIKKFCLNPKTSWVIKYMKEHPNSATTSL